The sequence GGGCGACAATGTGACCATCACTGTTGCCCTGATCGCCCCGATCGCCATGGAACAAGGTCTGCGCTTCGCCATCCGTGAAGGTGGCCGTACTGTTGGCGCCGGCGTTGTTGCCAAGATCGTTGAGTAAGGCATAAATCATGCAAAACCAGAAAATTCGCATCCGTCTGAAGGCATTTGACTACGCGCTGATCGACCGTTCCGCTCAGGAAATCGTCGAAACTGCCAAGCGTACCGGTGCCGTTGTCAAGGGTCCGGTTCCGCTGCCGACGAAAATCGAACGTTTCGACGTTCTGCGTTCGCCGCACGTGAACAAGACCTCCCGCGACCAGTTCGAAATCCGCACTCATCTGCGCCTGATGGACATTGTCGATCCTACCGACAAGACCGTTGACGCGCTGATGAAGCTGGATCTGCCGGCTGGCGTGGACGTCGAAATCAAGCTGCAGTAATGCAGAGGGCGGCGCCGGAAGGTGCCGCCGCCGAAAGGCAAAAGTACAAATTGATGGTCGATGCGCGCTAAGTGCTTGCAACGACAGGAAATTTAGTGCTAATATCGCGAGCTTACCGTTTTTATGGCGGTAAGCTCGTTTTTTTTAATTAACGGTTATTTGCCGGTCAATCGAAATCGGCCCTGAAAAGGAAATAACTATGAGCTTAGGTCTCGTCGGACGTAAAGTCGGCATGACCCGCATTTTTGCTGATGATGGCGTGTCCATCCCGGTAACTGTGCTGGATATGTCGGCCAATCGCGTCACGCAAGTCAAGACGCCGGAAACTGATGGCTACGCAGCCGTTCAGGTTACTTTCGGTGCAAAGAAGGCCAATCGTGTGAACAAGGCTGAAGCCGGTCACTTTGCCAAAGCAGGCGTTGAAGCAGGTCTGGATCTCGTTGAGTTCCGTATCGCTGCTGACAAACTGTCTGATCTGAAGGCTGGTGATTCGCTGTCGGTCGAACTGTTCGCTGTTGGTCAAATGGTGGATGTCTCTGGCACCAGCCAGGGTAAAGGCTTTGCCGGCGCCATTAAACGTCACAACTTCTCTTCCAACCGTGCTTCGCACGGTAACTCGCGTTCGCACAACTCGCCGGGTTCCATCGGTATGGCGCAAGATCCGGGTCGTGTTTTCCCGGGTAAGCGCATGGCCGGTCAACTGGGTAACGTCAAGCGTACCGTGCAGAACCTGGAAGTCGTCCGTATCGACGTTGAACGTCAACTGCTGTTGGTCAAGGGCGCTGTCCCGGGCTCCAAGGGCAATGACGTTGTCGTTCGCCCGAGTGTGAAGGCAGGTGCGTAATGGAACTGAAAGTCATTAATGCAATTGGCGAAGCACAAGCTGCTGTCGCCGGCTCCGATGCCCTGTTTGGTCGCGAATTCAATGAAGCGCTCGTTCACCAGTTGGTGACCGCGTACTTCGCGAATGCCCGTAGCGGCAATCGCGCTCAGAAAGACCGCGAACAGGTAAATCACTCCACCAAGAAGCCGTTCAAGCAAAAGGGCACTGGTCGTGCTCGTGCTGGTATGACTTCCTCGCCGCTGTGGCGTGGTGGTGGTCGTATTTTCCCGAACAGCCCGGACGAAAACTTCAGCCACAAAGTTAACCGCAAGATGTACCGCGCCGGTATCGCGACCATTCTGTCGCAACTGGTTCGCGAAGATCGTCTGGTCGTGGTTGACGACATCAAGCTGGACGCACCGAAGACCAAGTCTTTCGTGCAAAAGCTCGATGCTCTGAAGCTTGATTCCGCGCTGATCATCACGAAGGAACTGGACGAAAACCTGTACCTCGCTTCCCGTAACCTGCCGAATGTGCTGGTTCTGGAGCCGTCGCAGGCCGATCCGGTCAGCCTCGTGCGTTTCAAGAAGGTTGTGCTGACCCGCGATGCGCTGGCCGCCTTCGAGGAGATGTTCGCATGACGCAATTTACTGAAAACCGCCTGCTGCAAGTGCTGCGTGCCCCGGTCGTTTCTGAAAAGTCGACCTTCGTAGCCGAAAAGGCAGAGCAGATCGTGTTCCGTGTTTCCACGGATGCGACCAAGGCTGAGATCAAGGCTGCTGTTGAGCTGCTGTTCAAGGTCAAGGTTGAGAGCGTTCAAGTACTGAACGTGCACGGCAAGGTCAAGCGCCACGGTCGTTTCACCGGTCGTCGCGCCAGCTGGAAAAAGGCTTATATCAGCCTTGCTCCGGGCCAGGAAATTGACCTCGCGGCTGCGCAATAAGGAGACTGAGAAATGGCATTGGTAAAAGTAAAACCGACGTCCGCCGGTCGCCGCGCAGTTGTCAAGGTTGTTAACCCTGACCTGCACAAGGGTGCCCCGTACGCACCGCTGCTGGAATCGCAATCCAAAACCGCCGGTCGTAACAACCGCGGTGTGATCACGACCCGTCACAAGGGCGGTGGCCACAAGCAGCACTACCGTATCATCGACTTCAAGCGTAACAAGGATGGTATCCCGGCGACTGTTGAGCGTCTGGAATACGATCCGAACCGCACCGCGAACATCGCGCTGCTGTGCTACGCCGATGGCGAACGTCGCTACATCATCGCCCCGAAGGGCGTGAAGGCCGGCGCCGTGCTGGTATCGGGCGCTGAAGCCCCGATCAAGGCTGGTAATGCACTGCCGATCCGCAACATTCCGGTGGGTTCGACGATTCACTGCGTTGAACTGCAACCTGGCAAGGGCGCCCAACTGGCTCGCTCTGCTGGCGTTAGCGTTCAGCTGCTGGCTCGCGAAGGCATCTACGCTCAGCTGCGTCTGCGTTCGGGTGAAATCCGCAAGGTTCACGTTGACTGCCGCGCTACCCTGGGTGAAGTCGGTAACGAAGAGCATAGCCTGCGTTCTTACGGCAAGGCTGGTGCCAAGCGCTGGTTGGGTATTCGCCCGACCGTTCGTGGTACTGCCATGAACCCGATCGACCACCCGCACGGTGGTGGTGAAGGTCGTACTGGTGAAGGTCGTGTGCCGGTTAGCCCGTGGGGCCAGCCGACCAAGGGCTACCGTACCCGTAACAACAAGCGTACGGACAACATGCGCGTACGTCGCCGTCCTGCGAACAAGGGGTAATTGAACATGGCACGTTCTATCAAGAAGGGCCCGTTCGTTGACCTGCACCTCATCAAAAAGGTTGAGGCTGCGCGCAACTCGAACGACAAGCGCCCGATCAAGACCTGGTCGCGTCGCTCGACCGTGCTGCCTGATTTCGTCGGTCTGACGATCGCCGTGCACAACGGCAAGCAGCACGTTCCGGTATACGTGAACGAAAACATGGTTGGCCACAAGCTGGGCGAGTTCGCACTCACCCGGACTTTCAAAGGTCATGCCGCCGACAAAAAAGCCAAGCGCTAAGGTGATGACATGCAAGTATCCGCTGTACTGAGCAATGCTCGTCTCTCCGCCCAGAAGGCTCGTCTTGTCGCTGACCTCGTGCGTGGCAAGCCGGTTGAGCAAGCACTGAACATCCTGGCTTTCAGCCCGAAAAAGGGTGCAGTGCTGATCAAGAAAGTGCTGGAGTCTGCTATCGCCAACGCCGAGCACAACGAAGGCGCCGATATCGACTCTCTCAAGGTCGCTACGATCTATGTGGACAAGGGTCCGTCTCTCAAGCGTTTTGCTGCTCGTGCCAAGGGCCGCGGCAACCGCATCGAGAAGCAAACCTGCCACATCACGCTGACTGTTGGCGACTAAGGAGCGAAAATGGGTCAGAAAATCCACCCGACGGGTTTCCGTCTGGCTGTAACCAAAAACTGGGCTTCGCGCTGGTACGCCAACAGCCGTAACTTCAGCAAGATGCTGACGGAAGATGTTGAAGTCCGCGCATTCCTGAAGAAGAAGCTGGCTAACGCTTCTGTTAGCCGCGTGGTTATCGAACGCCCGGCCAAGAACGCCAAGATCACCATTCACACGGCTCGTCCGGGTGTTGTGATCGGCAAGAAAGGCGAGGACATCGAAGTTCTGAAGAGCCAACTGCAGGGTATCCTGAAAGTGCCGGTTCACGTGAACATCGAAGAAGTCCGCAAGCCGGAAATCGACGCACAAATCATCGCCGACAGCATCGCTTCGCAACTCGAAAAGCGTGTGATGTTCCGTCGTGCCATGAAGCGCGCGATGCAAAACGCCATGCGTCTGGGTGCCCAGGGCATCAAGATCATGTCGTCCGGTCGTCTGAATGGTATCGAAATTGCGCGTACCGAATGGTATCGCGAAGGCCGCGTGCCTTTGCATACCCTGCGTGCCGACATTGACTACGCGACTTCGGAAGCGCAGACCACTTACGGCATCATCGGTATCAAGGTTTGGGTCTACAAGGGTGAAGTGAAGCCTGGCGAAAAGGCAGCACAAGAACCGGTAGAAACCCGCAAGCGTGAACGTAAGGGGCCTCGCAATGCTGCAGCCAACTAGACTGAAATACCGCAAGGTTCAGAAGGGCCGTAACACCGGTATCGCTACTCGCGGTAACAGCGTTGCTTTCGGTACCTTTGGCCTGAAGGCTATGGGTCGTGGCCGTCTGACCGCGCGTCAGATCGAGTCCGCCCGTCGTGCCATTACCCGCTACATCAAGCGTGGCGGTCGCGTTTGGATCCGTGTGTTCCCGGATAAACCGATCTCGACCAAGCCGGCTGAAGTGCGTATGGGTAACGGTAAGGGTAGCCCGGAATACTGGGTTGCTGAAATTCAACCGGGCAAAGTGCTCTACGAACTGGATGGCGTCGCTGAGGAAATCGCTCGCGAAGCGTTCCGCCTGGCTTCGGCCAAGCTGCCGTTCGCAGTGTCCTTCGTCTCTCGTCAAGTGGGGCAATGATGAAAGCTGCTGAACTTCGTCAAAAAACCGAGGGCGAGCTGAAGAGTGAACTGACTGCGTTGCTGAAAGCGCAATTCAGTCTGCGTATGCAGCACGCCACGGGCCAACTCGCCAAGACCAGCGAGATCAATCGTGTGCGCAAGGATATTGCGCGCGTTCGTACCATCCTGGCACAAAAGGCGGCTTAACATGTCCGAAGCGAAACTGAAGCGCACGCTGACTGGTCGCGTTGTAAGCGACAAGATGGACAAGACCGTGACCGTGCTGGTTGAGCATCTGGTGAAACACCCGCTCTACGGCAAGGTTGTACGTCGCTCCAAGAAGTACCACGCACACGATGAAACCAATCAGTACCACGAAGGTGATCTGGTCGTTATCGAAGAGGGTCGTCCCCTCTCGAAGACCAAGGCCTGGGTGGTAACTACGCTGGTTGAGAAGGCACGTATCGTTTGATGTGAAAGTTTCCTGGTCCGCCAGGAAATTTAAATCATCTCAAGTGGTTGCGCGGGCATTGTACGTTGTGTACAATGCCCGTTTTTCCATGTTGCAACCGAACGGGGGTTTCTCTCGCGAAGTTGCATCGTTTTCCCCGAACGGGGTCCAAAACTGGCCGCGATATGCTCGGCATTCGTCGAGCGCTTGCTTCGACTTGTCGAAGTGTTGCGGGTTAAGTTGGAGGTTTTTTTCCAATGATTCAAATGCAATCCATGCTGGAGGTTGCAGACAATACCGGTGCGCGTTCCGTAATGTGCATCAAGGTGTTGGGCGGCTCCAAACGTCGCTATGCATCCGTTGGCGACATCATCAAGGTCAGCATCAAAGACGCTGCACCGCGTGGTCGCGTCAAGAAGGGCGATGTTTACAACGCCGTGGTGGTTCGCACTGCCAAGGGCGTTCGTCGTGCTGATGGCTCGCTCATCAAGTTCGACGGCAATGCCGCTGTCCTCCTTAACGCCAAACTGGAACCGATCGGTACCCGTATCTTTGGGCCGGTTACGCGTGAACTGCGTACCGAGCGCTTCATGAAGATCGTGTCGCTCGCGCCCGAAGTGCTGTAAGGAGAAGGCTGCATGAACAAGATTCGCAAAGGTGACGAAGTCATCGTCATCACCGGTAAGGATAAGGGCAAGCGCGGTGTTGTGCTGCGTGTAATCCCCAATGAAGACCGCATTGTTGTTGAAGGCGTGGCCGTGGTGAAGAAACACCAGAAGCCGAACCCGATGCGCGGTCAGCAAGGTGGGATTGTCGAAATGAACGCTTCTATCCACGTGTCCAACGTTGCCATTTTTAACGCGACCACCGGCAAGGCCGATCGCGTTGGCTTCAAGGTGCTGGAAGACGGCAAGAAGGTTCGCTTCTTCAAGTCCAACGGCGAAGTTGTTGGCGCTTAAGGAGATAGACAATGACTGCCCGTCTGCAAGATTTCTACAAAGAAAAAGTTGTGCCGCAACTGGTTGAACAGTTCGGTTACAAGTCGATCATGGAAGTGCCGCGGATCGAAAAGATCACCGTCAACATGGGTGTTGGCGAAGCGGTTGCTGACAAGAAAGTGATGGAACACGCTGTTGGCGATATGGAAGCGATTACTGGCCAGAAGGCCGTCGTGACCAAGGCCAAGAAGTCCATCGCTGGCTTCAAGATCCGTGACGGCTACCCGATCGGCTGCAAGGTAACCCTGCGCCGTGAACGCATGTACGAATTCCTGGATCGTCTGGTGTCGGTTGCGCTTCCGCGCGTTCGCGACTTCCGTGGCGTGAATGGCAAGTCCTTTGATGGCCGTGGTAACTACAACATGGGCGTCAAGGAACAGATCATTTTCCCGGAAATCGAGTACGACAAGATCGACGCGCTGCGTGGTATGAACATTACCATCACCACCACCGCGAAGACCGATGATGAAGCGCGCGCGCTGCTGGCCGCCTTCAAGTTCCCGTTCAAGAATTGAGGCGAACACCATGGCAAAACTCTCATTGATCAATCGTGAGGAAAAGCGCCGCGCTACCGTTGCCAAGTTCGCAACCAAGCGCGCTCAGCTGCTCGCGATCGTCAACGACCAGAACGCGTCCGAAGAAGACCGCTTTGCAGCGCGTCTGAAGTTCCAGCAACTGCCCCGCAACGCCAGCCCGTCCCGCGTGCGTAATCGTTGCGCTCTGACCGGTCGTCCTCGCGGTACTTTCCGCAAGTTCGGTCTGGCTCGTAACAAACTGCGTGAATTGGCCATGAAGGGTGAAATCCCCGGCATGACCAAGGCAAGCTGGTAATCGGGACAGGAGAAGAAATATGGCAATGCATGATCCTATCGCCGATATGCTGACCCGCATCCGTAACGCTCAGCGTGCGGACAAGGCGTCGGTAACCATGCCGTCTTCCAAGCTGAAGGTGGCTATCGCTCAGGTACTGAAAGACGAAGGTTACGTTGAATCGTTCAGCGTCGCCGGCGATGTAAAGCGTGAACTGACGATTGAACTGAAGTACTACGCCGGCCGCCCGGTTATCGAACGCATCGAACGCGTTTCGAAGCCTGGTCTGCGCGTGTACAAGGGTTCCGACAGCATCCCGCAGGTAATGAATGGTCTTGGCGTGGCAATCGTTTCCACGTCCAAGGGTGTGATGACCGATCGCAAAGCGCGTGCCAACGGTGTTGGTGGCGAGCTTCTGTGCTTCGTTGCTTGATGAGGTGAATTCATGTCTCGCGTAGCAAAAAATCCGGTCGCTATCCCGTCGGGCGTTGAAGTCAAGCTCACTGCCAACGAGATCGCAATCAAGGGTCCGAACGGCACCCTGGTTCAGCCGCTGACTGGCAATGTGTCGGTCAAGGTCGAAGACAACAGCGTCGTGTTTGCCGCCAATGGCGAAAGCAAAGATGCACGCGCTATGTCCGGTACCATCCGCGCGCTGGTAAACAACATGGTTGTTGGCGTTTCCAAGGGCTTCGAGCGCAAGCTGACCCTGGTAGGCGTGGGCTACCGTGCTCAAGCTCAAGGCGATTTGCTGAATCTGACGCTGGGCTTCTCTCACCCGGTCGCGCACAAGATGCCGGCTGGTGTGAAGGTTGAAACCCCGTCGCAAACCGAAATCGTCCTCAAGGGCGCCGACAAGCAAGTTCTTGGTCAGGTTGCTGCTGAAATCCGCGCTTACCGCGCTCCGGAACCCTACAAGGGCAAGGGCGTGCGTTACTCGGATGAAGTGGTGACGCTGAAAGAAACCAAGAAGAAGTAATTGAGGCTGAATCATGGACAAGAAAGAAACTCGAGTTCGCCGCGCACGTAAAACCCGTGCAAAGATTGCTGAGCTCAAGGCTGTGCGCCTGTCGGTACACCGTACCAACAGCCACATCTACGCCCAGATCATCGATGAAACTGGTGGCAAGGTGCTGGTTTCCGCTTCCTCCCTGGAAAAGGAAGGTCGCGGTGAGATCAAGAATGGCGCCAGCGTTGACGCTGCTGTTCTGATCGGTAAGCGCATTGCCGAAAAAGCCAAGGCTGCAGGTATCGAAAACGTGGCATTTGACCGTTCCGGTTTCAAATACCACGGCCGCGTGAAAGCGCTGGCAGATGCTGCCCGCGAAGCCGGTCTGGTCTTCTAATTGAGTTCGGAGTTATCAAATGGCTAGAAACGAATCGGAAGATCGCTCGGACGGCCTTCGTGAGAAGATGGTTGCGGTTAACCGCGTAACCAAGGTTGTGAAGGGTGGTCGTATTCTCGGTTTCGCCGCACTGACCGTAGTTGGTGATGGCGATGGTGGCATCGGCATGGGCAAGGGTAAGTCCAAGGAAGTGCCGGTTGCTGTGCAAAAGGGTCTGGACGAAGCACGCCGCAAGATGTTCAAGGCGCCGCTGAAGAACGGTACCGTTCCGCACGCAGTGGTTGGCAAGCACGGTGCAACTACCGTGTTCATGCAACCTGCATCCGAAGGTACCGGTATTATCGCCGGCGGCCCGATGCGCGCTGTGTTCGAAGTGATGGGTGTTCACAACATCACTGCGAAGTGCCACGGTTCCACGAACCCGTACAACCTGGTTCGCGCAACGCTGGACGGCCTGTCCAAGCTGCACACCGCTTCGGATATTGCTGCCAAGCGCGGCAAGACCGTTGAAGAGATTCTTGGGGTGGCGGAATGACTGACGTCAAGAAAGTAAAAGTAACGCTGGTGAAGAGCCTGATCGGCCGCCTGGAAAGCCACAAGGCCTGCGCCCGTGGTCTGGGTCTGCGCAAGCTCAACAGCAGCTCTGAAGTGATCGATACCCCGGAAAACCGCGGCATGATCAACAAGATCAGCTACCTGCTGAAAGTGGAGGGCTAACATGGCTAACACTATGGAACTGAATACCCTCACTCCGGGTGTCGGCGCCAAGCACGCCAAGCGTCGCGTTGGTCGTGGCATTGGCTCGGGTCTGGGCAAGACTGCCGGTCGTGGTCACAAAGGTCAGAAGTCCCGCGCTGGTGGCTTCCACAAGGTTGGTTTTGAAGGCGGTCAAATGCCGCTGCAACGCCGCCTGCCCAAGCGTGGCTTCGTCTCGCTGGCCAAGGGCCGTACAGGTGAAGTCAGCCTGTCCGACCTGCAAGCCCTGCCGGTTGCTGAGGTCGATCTGCTCGTCCTCAAGCAAGCTGGTCTGGTCGGTAACCTGACCCTGCGTGTGAAGGTTATTCTGGCTGGCAAGATCGAGAAGGCTGTGACGCTGAAAGGCATCGCTGCTACCAAGGGTGCCCGCGCTGCGATTGAAGCAGCTGGCGGCAGCATCGCTGAGTAATTGCTGAGAGGCTAAAACGTGGCGAATCCCGCTCTGGCTGGTTCCGCAAACAAGTTTGCGGATCTGAAGAAACGGATCTGGTTCATGCTGGGCGCGTTGATTGTGTACCGTATCGGTGCACACATCCCCGTGCCCGGGATCAATCCGGTCGAGCTGGCCCGGTTGTTCGAGTCGTCCCAAACGGGCCTTTTGAACATGTTCAACATGTTCTCGGGGGGCGCGCTGTCGCGCTTTACCGTGTTCGCCATCGGGATCATGCCTTACATTTCCGCGTCCATCATTTTGCAGTTGGCCGCGGAAGTGTTGCCTCAGCTCAAGCAGCTCAAGAAAGAAGGCGAAGCAGGTCGTCGCAAAATTACGCAATACACGCGTTATGCGACGGTCCTGTTGGCCACTTTCCAGAGCTTCGGTATCGCTTCGCTCTTGCTGAAGCAGCCGAATCTGGTGGTTCTGCCCTCGGTGCAGTTCGTTCCGCTCACCATCATTACGCTGGTGACCGGGACGATGTTCCTGATGTGGCTGGGCGAACAGATCACTGAGCGTGGCATTGGCAACGGTATTTCGATTCTGATCTGTGCAGGTATCGCTTCTGGCGTACCGGCTGCGATCGGCAAGACGCTTGCATTGGCTAATCAGGGTTCCCTGCCCATCTTGTTGGTGCTGGGCCTGTTTGTCGGTGTGGTGTTGCTGACTGCAGCAGTGGTGTTTGTCGAACGTGGTCAACGCAAGGTGCCTGTCAACTACGCAAAGCGTCAGGTTGGCAACCGCATCATGCAGGCCCAGAGCACTCACCTGCCGCTCAAGATCAACATGGCTGGGGTCATCCCGCCGATTTTTGCTTCGTCGATCATCCTGTTCCCGGCCACGGTTCTGTCGTGGAGTGGTAACAGTGAGCGGTTCTCGTGGCTGAAGTCGATCGGTGACATGCTCCATCCGGGTCAGCCGCTGTACGTCATCCTGTACGCAGCTGCGATCATTTTCTTCTGCTACTTCTACACGGCGCTGGTTTTCAATCCAAAGGAAACCGCGGACAACCTGAAGAAGAGTGGTGCAATGATCCCAGGCTATCGTCCGGGCGAGCATACCGCGCGCTACATCGAAAAGCTGATCCTGAAACTGACTCTGATCGGTGCGTTGTACATCACCTTTATCTGTCTGATTCCGGAGTTCCTGATTCTGAAGTGGAACGTTCCGTTCTACTTCGGCGGTACTTCGCTGCTGATTCTGGTGGTGGTAACCATGGACTTCATGGCTCAAATGCAGTCCTATGTGATGTCGCACCAGTACGAAAGCTTGCTCAAGAAGGCTAACTTCAAGGGCTAAGCCTGAGAAAGACCGGTTCCGGAGCGTGATCGAAAGATGCGCTCCGGTACTACTGGATGGGGTGCTTGAAATGCCGCGAGGCGGCCTGATGAGTTATCCCGACAAGGACATGCGGGTCCTGTCAAAAAATCCTGAGGGAACGACGAGGTGTTTTTAACAAATCGTCATCTTCCTGATTGACCAGAAAGACGGCTATAATCCGTCCTCTTTGACAGGGACTGCATCGTATTCCGGATCAAAAGCGATCCGGAATTTCATTTTGAAGAAAAGGACAGACCATGAGAGTTCAAGCATCGGTCAAGAAAATCTGCCGCAACTGCAAGATCATCCGCCGCAACCGTGTTGTGCGCGTGATCTGCACCGACCCGCGGCACAAGCAACGCCAAGGCTGATTTGAGGCAATCGGCTTTTCGCGTTATAATCTGCAACTTTTTAACCTGGGGTAAGAAGTATGGCCCGTATTGCTGGGGTTAACATCCCTAACCATCAGCATACTGTGATCGGCCTTCAAGCGATCTACGGTATCGGCCGCACCCGCGCATACTCGGTATGCTCGGCCGTTGCGATCGATCCGACGAAGAAGGTGAAGGATCTCAGTGAAGCTGAACTTGATAAACTGCGCGACGAAGTAGGCAAGTACACCGTCGAGGGCGATCTGCGCCGTGAAGTAACCATGAGCATCAAGCGTCTGATGGACCTTGGCTGCTATCGTGGTCTGCGTCACCGCAAGGGCCTTCCGGTTCGTGGCCAACGCACGCGTACCAATGCACGTACCCGCAAGGGCCCGCGCAAGGCTATTGCCGGCAAGAAGTA is a genomic window of Silvimonas iriomotensis containing:
- the rpsJ gene encoding 30S ribosomal protein S10, whose protein sequence is MQNQKIRIRLKAFDYALIDRSAQEIVETAKRTGAVVKGPVPLPTKIERFDVLRSPHVNKTSRDQFEIRTHLRLMDIVDPTDKTVDALMKLDLPAGVDVEIKLQ
- the rplC gene encoding 50S ribosomal protein L3, which produces MSLGLVGRKVGMTRIFADDGVSIPVTVLDMSANRVTQVKTPETDGYAAVQVTFGAKKANRVNKAEAGHFAKAGVEAGLDLVEFRIAADKLSDLKAGDSLSVELFAVGQMVDVSGTSQGKGFAGAIKRHNFSSNRASHGNSRSHNSPGSIGMAQDPGRVFPGKRMAGQLGNVKRTVQNLEVVRIDVERQLLLVKGAVPGSKGNDVVVRPSVKAGA
- the rplD gene encoding 50S ribosomal protein L4; the protein is MELKVINAIGEAQAAVAGSDALFGREFNEALVHQLVTAYFANARSGNRAQKDREQVNHSTKKPFKQKGTGRARAGMTSSPLWRGGGRIFPNSPDENFSHKVNRKMYRAGIATILSQLVREDRLVVVDDIKLDAPKTKSFVQKLDALKLDSALIITKELDENLYLASRNLPNVLVLEPSQADPVSLVRFKKVVLTRDALAAFEEMFA
- the rplW gene encoding 50S ribosomal protein L23, which produces MTQFTENRLLQVLRAPVVSEKSTFVAEKAEQIVFRVSTDATKAEIKAAVELLFKVKVESVQVLNVHGKVKRHGRFTGRRASWKKAYISLAPGQEIDLAAAQ
- the rplB gene encoding 50S ribosomal protein L2, which codes for MALVKVKPTSAGRRAVVKVVNPDLHKGAPYAPLLESQSKTAGRNNRGVITTRHKGGGHKQHYRIIDFKRNKDGIPATVERLEYDPNRTANIALLCYADGERRYIIAPKGVKAGAVLVSGAEAPIKAGNALPIRNIPVGSTIHCVELQPGKGAQLARSAGVSVQLLAREGIYAQLRLRSGEIRKVHVDCRATLGEVGNEEHSLRSYGKAGAKRWLGIRPTVRGTAMNPIDHPHGGGEGRTGEGRVPVSPWGQPTKGYRTRNNKRTDNMRVRRRPANKG
- the rpsS gene encoding 30S ribosomal protein S19, producing MARSIKKGPFVDLHLIKKVEAARNSNDKRPIKTWSRRSTVLPDFVGLTIAVHNGKQHVPVYVNENMVGHKLGEFALTRTFKGHAADKKAKR
- the rplV gene encoding 50S ribosomal protein L22 codes for the protein MQVSAVLSNARLSAQKARLVADLVRGKPVEQALNILAFSPKKGAVLIKKVLESAIANAEHNEGADIDSLKVATIYVDKGPSLKRFAARAKGRGNRIEKQTCHITLTVGD
- the rpsC gene encoding 30S ribosomal protein S3 encodes the protein MGQKIHPTGFRLAVTKNWASRWYANSRNFSKMLTEDVEVRAFLKKKLANASVSRVVIERPAKNAKITIHTARPGVVIGKKGEDIEVLKSQLQGILKVPVHVNIEEVRKPEIDAQIIADSIASQLEKRVMFRRAMKRAMQNAMRLGAQGIKIMSSGRLNGIEIARTEWYREGRVPLHTLRADIDYATSEAQTTYGIIGIKVWVYKGEVKPGEKAAQEPVETRKRERKGPRNAAAN
- the rplP gene encoding 50S ribosomal protein L16: MLQPTRLKYRKVQKGRNTGIATRGNSVAFGTFGLKAMGRGRLTARQIESARRAITRYIKRGGRVWIRVFPDKPISTKPAEVRMGNGKGSPEYWVAEIQPGKVLYELDGVAEEIAREAFRLASAKLPFAVSFVSRQVGQ
- the rpmC gene encoding 50S ribosomal protein L29, coding for MKAAELRQKTEGELKSELTALLKAQFSLRMQHATGQLAKTSEINRVRKDIARVRTILAQKAA
- the rpsQ gene encoding 30S ribosomal protein S17, which produces MSEAKLKRTLTGRVVSDKMDKTVTVLVEHLVKHPLYGKVVRRSKKYHAHDETNQYHEGDLVVIEEGRPLSKTKAWVVTTLVEKARIV
- the rplN gene encoding 50S ribosomal protein L14, with the translated sequence MIQMQSMLEVADNTGARSVMCIKVLGGSKRRYASVGDIIKVSIKDAAPRGRVKKGDVYNAVVVRTAKGVRRADGSLIKFDGNAAVLLNAKLEPIGTRIFGPVTRELRTERFMKIVSLAPEVL
- the rplX gene encoding 50S ribosomal protein L24; translated protein: MNKIRKGDEVIVITGKDKGKRGVVLRVIPNEDRIVVEGVAVVKKHQKPNPMRGQQGGIVEMNASIHVSNVAIFNATTGKADRVGFKVLEDGKKVRFFKSNGEVVGA
- the rplE gene encoding 50S ribosomal protein L5 produces the protein MTARLQDFYKEKVVPQLVEQFGYKSIMEVPRIEKITVNMGVGEAVADKKVMEHAVGDMEAITGQKAVVTKAKKSIAGFKIRDGYPIGCKVTLRRERMYEFLDRLVSVALPRVRDFRGVNGKSFDGRGNYNMGVKEQIIFPEIEYDKIDALRGMNITITTTAKTDDEARALLAAFKFPFKN
- the rpsN gene encoding 30S ribosomal protein S14 produces the protein MAKLSLINREEKRRATVAKFATKRAQLLAIVNDQNASEEDRFAARLKFQQLPRNASPSRVRNRCALTGRPRGTFRKFGLARNKLRELAMKGEIPGMTKASW
- the rpsH gene encoding 30S ribosomal protein S8 yields the protein MAMHDPIADMLTRIRNAQRADKASVTMPSSKLKVAIAQVLKDEGYVESFSVAGDVKRELTIELKYYAGRPVIERIERVSKPGLRVYKGSDSIPQVMNGLGVAIVSTSKGVMTDRKARANGVGGELLCFVA
- the rplF gene encoding 50S ribosomal protein L6, which gives rise to MSRVAKNPVAIPSGVEVKLTANEIAIKGPNGTLVQPLTGNVSVKVEDNSVVFAANGESKDARAMSGTIRALVNNMVVGVSKGFERKLTLVGVGYRAQAQGDLLNLTLGFSHPVAHKMPAGVKVETPSQTEIVLKGADKQVLGQVAAEIRAYRAPEPYKGKGVRYSDEVVTLKETKKK
- the rplR gene encoding 50S ribosomal protein L18; translation: MDKKETRVRRARKTRAKIAELKAVRLSVHRTNSHIYAQIIDETGGKVLVSASSLEKEGRGEIKNGASVDAAVLIGKRIAEKAKAAGIENVAFDRSGFKYHGRVKALADAAREAGLVF
- the rpsE gene encoding 30S ribosomal protein S5, translated to MARNESEDRSDGLREKMVAVNRVTKVVKGGRILGFAALTVVGDGDGGIGMGKGKSKEVPVAVQKGLDEARRKMFKAPLKNGTVPHAVVGKHGATTVFMQPASEGTGIIAGGPMRAVFEVMGVHNITAKCHGSTNPYNLVRATLDGLSKLHTASDIAAKRGKTVEEILGVAE
- the rpmD gene encoding 50S ribosomal protein L30 — translated: MTDVKKVKVTLVKSLIGRLESHKACARGLGLRKLNSSSEVIDTPENRGMINKISYLLKVEG
- the rplO gene encoding 50S ribosomal protein L15 yields the protein MELNTLTPGVGAKHAKRRVGRGIGSGLGKTAGRGHKGQKSRAGGFHKVGFEGGQMPLQRRLPKRGFVSLAKGRTGEVSLSDLQALPVAEVDLLVLKQAGLVGNLTLRVKVILAGKIEKAVTLKGIAATKGARAAIEAAGGSIAE